GCTTGAAGGGCTGTTCCGGCAGGCCATCGACACCGTCACCCGGAAGTGACAACGCCTGGAAGCTGGCGTCCCCGGGACCTTGCACAGCAGGCTCGGGGAACCGCTCAGCCGGCTCCGGACCGCAGGCTCCCACGGCGACGCCTGCTGGGGCCGTTCCGAAAATCGTGCCCCCGTCAGGAACAGGGCTCGGCGGTGGTGGACTTCGTCCTGGTCTCGGGCTTGCTCACTCTGTTGTTCCTGGGAGTCCTGCAGCTCACCTTGATTCTGCATGTCCGCAACTCGCTGATCGACGCCGCGTCGTCCGGCGCGCGCTACGGTGCGCTCGCGGACCGGGTTCCGGATGATGCGGTGGCCCGCGCCAGGGAACTCATCTCCGGGGCCGTGGGACCCGCTTTCGCACAGGACATCACGGTCGCCGAGGCACGGGAGGGCGACGACACGCTGCTCACCGTCACGATCCGCGCGCCGTTCCCTGTCGTCGGCCTGCTCGGGCCGGATCGGGTTCTGGAGGTGACCGGCCATGCTGAACGCGTGGGGTGAGGGCGGTGGACCGGATTCCCGGAGCAGTTCCGCGACGGCGCGGTGGGAATCGCCGGCCCCCGCGCACGAAGCCGGCGGGTGGCACGCAGGCAGCCGCTCCGGCGAGGAGGGGGGTGCCGCCGTGGAGTTCGTGTTCCTGTCCCTGCTCGTGCTCATCCCGGTCCTGTACTTCATCCTCGCCGTCACCCGGATCCAGGCCGCGGGGTTCGCAGTGAGCGGGGGCGCTGACCAGGCCGCCCGGCTGGCCGTTCACGCGAAGGACGAAGGTAGTGCCCGGGCCGCGATGGAGCGTGCCGTCGACCTCGCGCTCGCTGACCAGGACATTCCGTCCGGCACGGCCCAGATGACCGTCACGTGCCAGCCCGAAGAGTGCCAACGGCCCGGCACCGCCGTGACGGTGCAGGTGACGGTCGACGTCGAGCTGCCGTTCACTCCACCGGGTCTCGGCCTTGACGTCGCCCACGTCAGCGCGAGCGGGACTCAGATCGTCGGCAGGTTCAGGTGACACGCCGAAAGGGTGCGTCAAACGTGCCGTGGCCGAATCCGCGGTGGGGGCGGGCCGACGGGCGACAGCGATCCGGGCCAGGGCGGGGATTCAAACCCCGCATGCAGGCCGACCCGTCGCAGAACACGCGGCGAAGCACATGCCGGAATGCGGCACAGACGGGGAGCATCAACATCCTCACGCTCGGCTACGTGGTGATCGCTCTGCTCGCGGCCGTGGTCCTGCTGGATGTCTCGTCGGTGTATCTCGACCACAAGAAGCTCCTGTCCCTGGCGGACGGCGCGGCATCCGCGGCGGCCGATGCGTTCGACATCACCGGTATCGAGGGGGAGGGGCGGGGCCATGCAGCCGTGCGATTGAACGACGCCAGGGTCCGCGCGACGGCGGCGGACTACCTGCGCCGCAGCCCCGCAGCGGCGACTCTGGAAGGGTTGGCGCTCATCGACGCATCGGGCAGCCCCGATGGACGCAGCGCCACGGTTCGCCTCACAGCAGTGGCGCGCCCACCGCTGCTCGGGGTGTTCGTCCCGGACGGCATCCCCCTCGAGTCAGGCTCGACGGCGCGGGCCCGGCTCGTGCGGTGAAAGGCGGCGGCCTGTCAGCGCGGATGTGGAGGCCGCGTCCGCCGCGATCGTCGGTCGATCCACAACACCGACGCCGCCCCGGCAGGTCGAGCTTTCACACCGGGTTCGGCTCTCGTCCTGGGAAGGGCGAGGCGCCGCACGCACCCCGGACGCTGACCGCCGTACATGCCGTAGTCTTGGAAGACCATGGCTGAGATTGATTTTCCTGCAGAGATCCGTGCACTGAGGGCTACTTACGACTCCATCGCACAAGTGTCAGACGTCGATTCCTTGCGACGGGAGATCGCCGAACTCAGCGAGAAGGCCGGCGTCCCCGATCTCTGGGACGACCCCGCCGCCGCCCAGGTGGTGACCTCGCAGCTGTCGCACCGTCAGTCGGAACTCGAGCGTCTGACCACGCTGGCCGGCCGCATCGATGACCTGGAGGTCCTGGTCGAGCTCGGTCAGGAAGCCGGTGACGAGGACTCCCTGGCCGAGGCCGGCACGGAGCTCGCCTCGATCCGCTCCTCCCTGGAACAGCTCGAAGTCGTCACGCTGCTGTCCGGTGAGTACGACGAGCGCGAGGCCGTGGTCACCATCCGTTCCGGCGCGGGCGGCGTGGACGCCGCCGACTTCGCCGAAATGCTCATGCGCATGTACCTCCGCTGGGCCGAGCGCCGTGGCTACCCGACGAAGGTCATGGACACCTCCTACGCCGAAGAAGCGGGCATCAAGTCCGCCACCTTCGAGGTCAACGCCCCCTACGCCTTCGGCACCCTCAGCGTGGAGGCCGGCACGCACCGCCTCGTGCGCATCAGCCCCTTCGACAACCAGGGGCGCCGCCAGACGTCCTTCGCCGCCGTCGAAGTCATCCCGCTGATCGAGCAGACCGACTCCATCGAGATCCCGGACAACGAGATCC
This portion of the Arthrobacter woluwensis genome encodes:
- a CDS encoding TadE/TadG family type IV pilus assembly protein: MDFVLVSGLLTLLFLGVLQLTLILHVRNSLIDAASSGARYGALADRVPDDAVARARELISGAVGPAFAQDITVAEAREGDDTLLTVTIRAPFPVVGLLGPDRVLEVTGHAERVG
- a CDS encoding pilus assembly protein TadG-related protein, which produces MQADPSQNTRRSTCRNAAQTGSINILTLGYVVIALLAAVVLLDVSSVYLDHKKLLSLADGAASAAADAFDITGIEGEGRGHAAVRLNDARVRATAADYLRRSPAAATLEGLALIDASGSPDGRSATVRLTAVARPPLLGVFVPDGIPLESGSTARARLVR
- the prfB gene encoding peptide chain release factor 2 translates to MAEIDFPAEIRALRATYDSIAQVSDVDSLRREIAELSEKAGVPDLWDDPAAAQVVTSQLSHRQSELERLTTLAGRIDDLEVLVELGQEAGDEDSLAEAGTELASIRSSLEQLEVVTLLSGEYDEREAVVTIRSGAGGVDAADFAEMLMRMYLRWAERRGYPTKVMDTSYAEEAGIKSATFEVNAPYAFGTLSVEAGTHRLVRISPFDNQGRRQTSFAAVEVIPLIEQTDSIEIPDNEIRVDVFRSSGPGGQSVNTTDSAVRLTHIPTGIVVSMQNEKSQIQNRAAAMRVLQSRLLLLKKEQEDAEKKALAGDIKASWGDQMRSYVLNPYQMVKDLRTNHEVGNTSAVLDGDIDAFIDAGIRWRADSRKTEA